From one Bacteroidota bacterium genomic stretch:
- a CDS encoding tetratricopeptide repeat protein has translation MKSIKTFIVLFLITSAIQAQTIQDAKKAIEAEFYFKAKKILVGINKTAPTVESNYYLGNVYTLTGNIDSAKIYYKKASEIIENKNALIYVAMGKLSLLNKNEAEAKEHFDDAVKVSKSKSAEIFYQIGDAYLNINNAEAIRYFEIAYSTDPALVINLLAYGDAYLASGDPSKAMTKYEQARTLNNNIAATHLRIARIHSKTGKHKEAIEAYEKTVALDPTIAIAWKELGEEYYLDRQYTKVKACFDKYSELNAEDKAARLVPAITLYQIGDFEGAIAESNSIVAEEPNNFVAWRIKYFADFDLGDSLRKIDPAKSTELFNDGYNASQTFWNIQDKKVIALDYPYSARLAVEAKDTAKAMFYYNLAVMNDTTSSLELYSEYAKYLYNTKKYPEAIIMYDSLIAKYDEGPLDVYFLGRSYFLIGDFVNADTTYANFIIMQPNSPDGYLQRAKTQVRIEGSDVKGGALPYYLKYIELAEKDMEKNKKNLVDAYLYCCVYYNSIDNNTDACVYLVKAKTLDPENALIKELETVIKCAN, from the coding sequence ATGAAGAGCATTAAAACATTTATCGTTTTATTTTTAATTACCAGCGCCATCCAGGCTCAAACCATCCAGGATGCAAAAAAGGCCATTGAAGCGGAATTTTATTTCAAAGCGAAAAAAATTCTGGTTGGTATAAATAAAACTGCTCCAACTGTTGAATCGAATTATTATCTGGGTAATGTGTATACATTAACCGGCAATATCGACTCTGCAAAAATTTATTACAAAAAAGCAAGCGAAATAATTGAGAACAAAAATGCACTCATTTATGTAGCTATGGGTAAATTAAGTTTACTTAATAAAAACGAAGCTGAAGCAAAAGAACATTTTGATGATGCCGTTAAAGTAAGTAAATCGAAAAGTGCTGAAATATTTTATCAGATTGGGGATGCGTATTTAAATATTAATAATGCAGAAGCCATTCGTTATTTCGAAATTGCCTATAGCACTGACCCGGCATTAGTTATTAATTTATTAGCATATGGTGATGCTTATTTAGCTTCAGGCGACCCAAGTAAAGCCATGACTAAATACGAACAAGCCAGAACGTTAAATAATAATATTGCGGCTACACATTTACGTATTGCACGTATTCACTCTAAAACAGGTAAACATAAAGAAGCGATTGAAGCTTATGAAAAAACTGTTGCTCTAGACCCTACTATTGCTATTGCCTGGAAAGAATTAGGTGAAGAATATTATCTTGACCGTCAGTATACTAAAGTAAAAGCTTGTTTCGACAAATACAGCGAATTAAATGCGGAAGATAAAGCTGCCCGTTTAGTACCTGCAATTACTTTATATCAGATTGGTGATTTTGAAGGCGCAATTGCTGAAAGTAACAGTATAGTAGCTGAAGAGCCAAATAATTTTGTGGCATGGAGAATTAAATATTTTGCCGATTTCGATTTGGGTGATTCATTACGCAAAATTGACCCTGCAAAATCTACCGAATTATTTAATGATGGTTATAATGCATCACAAACATTCTGGAATATTCAGGATAAAAAAGTAATTGCGTTAGACTATCCTTATTCTGCACGGTTAGCTGTTGAAGCAAAAGACACTGCAAAGGCTATGTTTTATTACAACCTTGCAGTAATGAATGATACAACTTCATCTTTGGAATTGTACTCTGAATATGCTAAATATTTATACAACACCAAAAAATATCCTGAAGCCATAATTATGTATGATTCATTAATTGCCAAATATGATGAAGGTCCGCTGGATGTTTATTTTCTCGGTCGCTCATATTTTTTAATTGGTGACTTTGTAAATGCAGATACCACTTATGCCAACTTTATTATTATGCAACCCAATTCACCTGACGGATATTTGCAACGTGCAAAAACACAGGTGCGTATTGAAGGAAGTGATGTAAAAGGTGGCGCGTTACCGTATTACCTGAAATACATTGAACTGGCAGAAAAGGATATGGAAAAAAATAAAAAGAATTTAGTTGATGCATATTTATACTGCTGTGTATATTACAACTCAATTGATAATAATACCGATGCCTGTGTTTATTTAGTTAAAGCAAAAACATTGGATCCGGAAAATGCATTGATTAAAGAATTAGAAACTGTAATTAAGTGTGCTAATTAA
- the rpsF gene encoding 30S ribosomal protein S6 — protein MNQYETVIIFTPVLSDDDVKRTEEAYKDFLRSNGGEVVAEEHWGLKQLAYKIKKKSTGIYYVLEYKGPSDINGKLDIQFNRDENVLRFVTIRLDKYSIDYNERKRRGEIGRKAKAGANSQDKLTKATEEA, from the coding sequence ATGAACCAGTACGAAACAGTCATCATTTTCACTCCTGTCCTCTCAGATGACGACGTGAAGAGGACCGAGGAAGCCTACAAGGACTTCCTTCGTTCGAACGGAGGTGAAGTAGTTGCCGAAGAACACTGGGGCCTTAAGCAGTTAGCTTACAAAATCAAGAAAAAAAGCACAGGTATTTATTATGTGCTTGAGTACAAGGGCCCAAGTGACATCAATGGTAAATTGGATATCCAGTTTAACCGTGATGAGAATGTATTACGCTTTGTAACCATTCGCTTAGACAAGTATTCCATCGACTATAACGAACGCAAGCGCCGCGGTGAAATTGGACGCAAAGCCAAAGCGGGCGCTAATTCACAAGATAAGTTAACCAAAGCAACTGAGGAGGCTTAA
- a CDS encoding 30S ribosomal protein S18 → MAGGKNIRYLAAPKLGMMRKKYCRFKKSGIKYIDYKNPEFLLKFVNEQGKILPRRLTGNSLKYQRKVAQAIKRGRQIAILPYVTDLLK, encoded by the coding sequence ATGGCAGGTGGAAAAAACATCAGATACCTCGCAGCGCCCAAATTAGGGATGATGCGCAAGAAATACTGCCGTTTCAAAAAAAGCGGAATTAAGTATATCGATTACAAGAATCCTGAGTTCTTATTGAAATTTGTTAACGAACAAGGTAAAATTTTACCTCGTCGCTTAACAGGTAACAGTCTGAAATATCAGCGCAAAGTAGCTCAGGCTATTAAACGCGGCAGACAGATTGCTATTTTACCTTACGTAACTGACCTTTTAAAATAA
- the rplI gene encoding 50S ribosomal protein L9, which produces MEVILIKDVDNLGDANELVKVRDGYGRNYLIPRGLAVIANVGNRKMMVERQKGEVARERKLLEKIQEVTAQLQANTIKVGAKVGASDKIFGSITNVQLAEAIKKQIGLVVDRKKIVLPEEVKTLGNFTAHIALDKDHNIPVNFEVIEG; this is translated from the coding sequence ATGGAAGTAATATTAATTAAAGACGTAGACAATTTAGGCGATGCCAACGAACTTGTAAAAGTACGTGATGGTTATGGCCGCAATTACTTAATTCCAAGGGGGTTAGCTGTAATTGCCAATGTAGGTAATCGTAAAATGATGGTTGAACGCCAAAAGGGTGAAGTTGCGCGTGAGCGTAAATTACTCGAAAAAATCCAGGAAGTTACCGCTCAACTGCAAGCAAACACCATTAAAGTGGGTGCTAAAGTAGGTGCAAGCGATAAAATTTTTGGTTCTATCACAAACGTTCAGTTAGCTGAAGCAATCAAAAAACAAATCGGATTAGTTGTTGACAGAAAGAAAATTGTTCTTCCTGAAGAAGTTAAAACTTTAGGCAACTTTACTGCGCACATTGCGTTAGATAAAGACCACAACATTCCGGTAAACTTTGAAGTTATCGAAGGATAA